The following proteins are encoded in a genomic region of candidate division KSB1 bacterium:
- a CDS encoding ATP-binding protein — protein MNSSTQTHCDKASFTNFPPQEFRLSRQPEKENFAHRDFATNEGLDETWAPMAAFLDAMQEAVGGVDEYLCVKYWNTPMAKLTGVTAGEAMHRPLFSLLPRDFERHLESGLRHLFNQRALGQGHHSEIIAGEFSQRHGDSEFFDFSYRMRVLPTNGNRGVAIITLRPAQEGRQRRKEQRDLFGLLGQLSARIAGELAEPLNTICSKIDNIVALAGNHWSENLEGELHGIITEVYRLSHLANNILTMSSHAASSSAPVDVNQLIPEAIGFLEHTLNRRIACVTALHEGLPPVQGDPILMQSVLQNILRYAVEASGEDAVPRIQTGLFAPPATGVVPSKANGKAAAPHGILIRIEDRGAEIAPEILAKLFDPIACSKQFGIAIGLGLFISKKIVESHGGQLRVNSAPGRGTIFTIALKM, from the coding sequence ATGAATTCAAGCACACAAACGCATTGCGACAAGGCTTCCTTCACCAATTTCCCACCGCAAGAGTTTCGCCTCTCGAGGCAGCCGGAAAAAGAAAATTTTGCTCACCGCGATTTTGCGACCAACGAGGGGTTGGACGAAACCTGGGCGCCGATGGCGGCTTTTCTCGACGCGATGCAGGAGGCAGTCGGCGGGGTGGACGAATATCTTTGTGTCAAATATTGGAACACACCGATGGCGAAGCTCACTGGCGTCACTGCCGGCGAAGCGATGCACCGGCCGCTCTTTTCGCTGCTGCCACGCGACTTCGAACGGCATCTCGAGAGCGGGCTGCGGCATCTTTTTAACCAGCGCGCACTGGGCCAGGGCCACCACTCGGAAATCATCGCCGGCGAATTTTCGCAGCGACATGGCGACAGCGAATTTTTTGATTTTTCATATCGTATGCGCGTTCTGCCGACCAACGGCAATCGCGGCGTGGCGATCATTACCCTGCGGCCGGCGCAGGAAGGCCGGCAACGCCGGAAAGAACAACGGGATCTATTCGGCCTGCTCGGGCAGCTCAGTGCCAGAATTGCCGGGGAACTCGCCGAACCGCTGAACACGATTTGCAGCAAGATCGACAATATCGTCGCGCTCGCCGGCAATCATTGGAGCGAGAATTTGGAGGGCGAATTGCACGGCATTATCACCGAAGTGTATCGCCTCAGTCATCTCGCCAATAACATTCTCACCATGTCGAGTCACGCGGCGTCCAGCTCCGCGCCGGTTGACGTCAATCAGTTGATTCCGGAGGCCATCGGTTTTTTGGAGCATACCCTGAATCGCCGGATTGCCTGCGTCACGGCGCTGCACGAGGGTCTGCCGCCGGTACAAGGCGATCCCATTTTGATGCAAAGCGTTTTGCAAAATATTTTGCGTTACGCCGTGGAGGCCTCCGGCGAGGATGCGGTGCCGAGAATTCAGACCGGCCTGTTTGCGCCACCGGCCACCGGGGTCGTGCCATCCAAAGCCAACGGCAAAGCTGCCGCGCCTCACGGCATCCTCATCCGCATTGAAGATCGCGGCGCTGAGATTGCGCCGGAAATTTTGGCGAAGCTTTTCGATCCGATTGCGTGCAGCAAACAATTCGGCATCGCCATCGGGCTCGGATTGTTCATCAGCAAAAAAATTGTTGAGTCCCACGGCGGCCAGCTTCGTGTGAACAGCGCGCCGGGCCGCGGCA